Proteins encoded by one window of Archaeoglobus veneficus SNP6:
- a CDS encoding ArsR family transcriptional regulator: MVKRAKLVNDIVELVPILHIFSTNLYRNVYETLLTEWLTLDELFERFGDGVEEALRILKHAGMLEMKWRMPSEPSGKPEKEYHVSYTHLSANFYASLRDLNRILEIVFMPDDEFEEIVSKIIKEVKAGRMSVPHISRSLGLEPLVIRAVAKRSLKLNIKGQLVELAKNEEI, from the coding sequence ATGGTAAAGAGAGCAAAGCTTGTAAACGACATAGTGGAACTCGTCCCAATTCTTCATATATTCTCAACGAATCTCTACAGAAATGTTTACGAGACTTTACTCACCGAGTGGCTCACACTGGATGAGCTCTTTGAGAGATTTGGAGATGGTGTCGAGGAGGCGTTGCGAATTCTCAAGCATGCGGGAATGCTCGAGATGAAATGGAGAATGCCATCCGAGCCCTCGGGAAAGCCCGAAAAGGAGTATCACGTCAGCTACACCCATTTAAGTGCAAACTTTTACGCGTCGCTGAGAGACTTGAACCGTATCCTCGAGATCGTTTTCATGCCAGACGACGAATTTGAGGAGATAGTTTCGAAAATAATAAAGGAAGTAAAGGCCGGCAGGATGTCTGTGCCACACATAAGCAGAAGCCTCGGTCTCGAACCTCTGGTTATAAGGGCAGTTGCAAAGCGCTCGCTAAAGCTAAACATAAAGGGTCAGCTCGTGGAGCTCGCAAAGAATGAAGAAATTTGA